One window from the genome of Natrialba magadii ATCC 43099 encodes:
- the mdh gene encoding malate dehydrogenase — protein MTKVSVVGAAGTVGAAAGYNIALRDIADELVFVDIPDKEDDTIGQAADANHGAAYDSNTTIRQGGYEATEGSDVVVITAGIPRQPGQTRIDLAGDNAPIMEDIGSSIAEYNDDFITVTTSNPVDLLNRHLYEAGNRARDKVIGFGGRLDSARFRYVISQRYDVPVQNVEATILGEHGDAQVPVFSKVRVNGQDLEFTDDEKDELLEELQTSAMNVIEKKGATEWGPATGVGHMVEAILRDTGEVLPASVTLEGEFGHEDTAFGVPVKLGSNGVEEVVEWDLTEYERNQLGEAAEKLSDQYDKIA, from the coding sequence ATGACGAAAGTTAGCGTGGTCGGCGCGGCCGGAACGGTCGGGGCCGCCGCAGGGTACAACATCGCGCTTCGGGACATCGCAGACGAACTCGTCTTCGTCGACATCCCGGACAAGGAAGACGACACGATCGGTCAGGCCGCCGACGCGAACCACGGCGCAGCCTACGACTCGAACACTACGATCCGTCAGGGCGGCTACGAGGCCACCGAGGGCTCGGACGTCGTCGTCATCACGGCCGGCATCCCGCGCCAGCCTGGACAGACGCGAATCGACCTCGCGGGCGACAACGCGCCGATCATGGAGGACATCGGCTCCTCGATCGCGGAGTACAACGACGACTTCATCACCGTCACAACCTCGAACCCGGTCGACCTGCTCAACCGCCACCTCTACGAGGCGGGCAACCGCGCACGCGACAAGGTGATCGGCTTCGGCGGGCGACTCGACTCCGCCCGCTTCCGCTACGTGATCTCCCAGCGCTACGACGTTCCCGTCCAGAACGTCGAGGCGACGATCCTTGGCGAGCACGGCGACGCGCAGGTCCCGGTCTTCTCGAAGGTCCGCGTCAACGGCCAGGATCTCGAGTTCACTGACGACGAGAAGGACGAACTCCTCGAAGAGCTCCAGACCTCCGCGATGAACGTCATCGAGAAGAAGGGCGCGACGGAGTGGGGACCAGCGACCGGCGTCGGCCACATGGTCGAGGCCATCCTCCGCGACACCGGCGAAGTGCTGCCCGCGAGCGTCACACTCGAGGGCGAGTTCGGCCACGAGGACACTGCCTTCGGCGTGCCCGTCAAACTCGGCTCGAACGGCGTCGAGGAAGTCGTCGAGTGGGATCTCACGGAGTACGAGCGCAACCAGCTCGGCGAGGCCGCCGAGAAGCTCTCGGACCAGTACGACAAGATCGCCTGA